The following are encoded in a window of Caldisericota bacterium genomic DNA:
- a CDS encoding inorganic phosphate transporter, with translation MAHTININFLVFIGFALIFQLIMGANDGGTLLGSIVSSNFIHPIFAVVILFIGMFLAPFIFGTAIVKTLGTKILPLEYMNMQLLYGTLISTIIWVIIAQKIKYPVSISYAFVGALIGGGIATKFADKINRPEVYKIFGALIISILISFVAGFLLIKLINLLLYKAAPRTSMYFKILQVFTSVLLVMGYGANDAEKTLSLIYMAAYVTHTNIAANAKDPWIILALTVIFIAGTLLLGENVATTAGFRIMRSKPKQTFFAQLITSATVLSFTRIGLPISSTETLNMGLIGIGTGEKPYSVRWNVVKNLLFVWIITIPASILLSYAITLILEKMF, from the coding sequence ATGGCACATACGATAAATATAAATTTTTTAGTTTTTATTGGTTTTGCTCTAATTTTTCAGCTTATTATGGGTGCAAACGATGGAGGAACACTTTTAGGGTCCATTGTGTCCTCTAATTTTATTCATCCGATATTTGCTGTAGTAATACTTTTTATAGGTATGTTTCTTGCACCATTCATTTTTGGCACAGCAATAGTAAAAACATTAGGAACAAAAATACTTCCTTTAGAATATATGAATATGCAATTACTTTACGGCACTCTAATTTCTACAATTATATGGGTCATCATAGCACAAAAAATAAAATATCCGGTAAGCATATCCTATGCATTTGTTGGCGCACTTATAGGCGGAGGAATAGCAACAAAATTTGCAGATAAAATAAATAGGCCCGAAGTGTATAAAATATTCGGAGCATTAATAATATCTATACTAATAAGCTTTGTTGCAGGATTTCTTTTGATAAAATTAATAAACTTATTATTATATAAAGCCGCCCCAAGAACATCTATGTATTTTAAAATACTGCAAGTTTTTACATCCGTGTTACTCGTTATGGGCTATGGAGCAAATGATGCAGAAAAAACACTGAGCTTAATATATATGGCAGCATATGTAACTCACACAAATATAGCAGCTAACGCTAAGGACCCATGGATTATCCTTGCTTTGACGGTCATATTTATAGCAGGTACTCTACTTCTTGGAGAAAATGTAGCTACTACTGCAGGCTTTCGCATTATGCGATCTAAACCAAAACAGACATTTTTTGCCCAACTAATTACATCCGCCACCGTACTATCCTTCACACGGATAGGGCTACCGATAAGCAGCACAGAAACATTAAATATGGGACTCATAGGCATAGGAACAGGAGAAAAGCCATATTCTGTGAGATGGAATGTAGTAAAGAATCTTCTTTTCGTTTGGATTATTACAATACCTGCTTCTATTTTACTTTCCTATGCTATTACTTTGATTTTAGAAAAAATGTTTTAA
- a CDS encoding DUF47 family protein, giving the protein MKKKMKLWSSIFKKSDSFYTLIKKQGDLTVEGTNLLNKFMGIDKKVSDHAVLRHDLKIKIKKVEEEGDRARRELINELNKSFITPFDRQDIFTLSSIIDDILDYSLNTAKEMIEYDIYPNFYLKKMIEKLSRGTTHINYAVSKLSKNKQLVNNNIIAAKSIENEIEETYREALAELFANPDFHYIFKIREIYRHVSNSADRISEAADTIGNIIIKEM; this is encoded by the coding sequence ATGAAAAAGAAAATGAAACTATGGAGTTCTATTTTTAAAAAATCTGATTCTTTTTATACCCTGATAAAAAAACAGGGAGATCTTACAGTAGAAGGAACAAACCTTCTTAATAAATTCATGGGTATAGATAAAAAAGTATCTGATCATGCTGTACTCAGACACGACTTAAAAATTAAGATTAAAAAAGTAGAAGAAGAAGGAGATAGGGCAAGAAGAGAATTAATTAATGAACTTAACAAAAGTTTCATTACGCCTTTTGATAGGCAAGATATATTTACTTTATCCAGTATAATAGACGACATACTTGACTATTCATTAAACACGGCTAAAGAAATGATAGAATATGATATCTATCCAAACTTTTACCTTAAAAAAATGATCGAAAAATTATCAAGAGGTACTACACATATTAATTACGCTGTAAGCAAGCTATCCAAAAACAAACAACTCGTAAACAATAATATCATTGCCGCCAAATCCATTGAAAATGAAATAGAGGAAACATATCGCGAAGCATTAGCTGAACTATTCGCAAATCCAGATTTTCATTATATCTTTAAAATAAGGGAAATATACAGACATGTAAGCAACTCCGCAGACAGAATCTCGGAGGCAGCAGAT